In a genomic window of Helianthus annuus cultivar XRQ/B chromosome 10, HanXRQr2.0-SUNRISE, whole genome shotgun sequence:
- the LOC110881148 gene encoding uncharacterized protein LOC110881148 — translation MAMDHGRTPLPIPPLSPRLRQDADQGADVTPRFLELFVFRKLTLSMLISVDSNNLSFVNDLNHGKDMWNMKARIIRKWNQGYKMDLIFIDEKGAKIQAGIKSHLIPVFDGQLQEDAVVILSKFGVDWQGVEYGFNFRAYEDILQGEALNALSADVAGSVVCCGDLEIFDRPPKETKKINFNIEDLEGKVLRCTVWNDYALQIKDFISKISPHEHVMAVIQHGKCKEWKGEYTVQSDKFATRIFLYEEIDEVNELRRSLILKFGQGSGSTSQTILSSQIVFPLHKELVTDGVKKHVDEISEIEKEMSCVVVTTIKIVQKEYGWFYVACRKCFKKVMGKSEYLQNVENVSNDIVRLPATSLVCPKCHSECTSITTKFKVQVRVQDESGSVSFVMFDRDVQKLLGLAASDIRERKVKANDTGCFPHEIFQLVDKKAAFKIDVSEFNLKNDYRVYTVQKTCDDPVIIAELVGGDGNSDENTDEVIQEVADVKDVNLSESSQVSAERTSRLFCVFCCKDVVSVTADSSAVEVEKDSGSSPNGKRMAQDADVVNVGELSTNVIRTRKKLTKLTIRCL, via the exons ATGGCTATGGACCATGGACGGACCCCATTGCCGATACCGCCGTTGTCGCCTCGCCTTAGACAGGATGCGGATCAAGGGGCGgatgtaacgcctcgctttttaGAACTTTTCGTATTTAGAAAACTCACCTT AAGCATGTTAATATCAGTTGACAGTAACAATCTTAGTTTTGTTAATGATTTGAATCATGGGAAAGATATGTGGAACATGAAAGCGAGAATTATTCGAAAATGGAATCAGGGTTACAAGATGGATCTTATCTTTATTGATGAAAAG GGTGCTAAGATTCAAGCAGGTATTAAGAGTCATCTGATACCTGTTTTTGATGGACAACTTCAAGAAGATGCTGTTGTGATTCTGTCGAAATTTGGCGTTG ATTGGCAAGGTGTTGAGTATGGTTTCAACTTCAGAGCTTATGAAGATATTCTTCAAGGAGAGGCGTTAAACGCTTTGAGTGCTG ATGTTGCTGGATCTGTGGTTTGTTGTGGAGATCTTGAAATCTTTGATCGACCTCCAAAGGAGACTAAGAAGATCAATTTCAATATTGAAGATTTGGA GGGTAAGGTTTTGCGGTGTACTGTGTGGAATGATTATGCTCTGCAGATTAAGGACTTCATTTCTAAAATCTCACCTCATGAGCATGTGATGGCTGTTATACAGCATGGAAAGTGTAAGGAATGGAAAG GTGAATATACTGTTCAAAGTGATAAGTTTGCAACACGGATTTTTCTTTATGAAGAAATTGATGAAGTTAATGAGCTAAGGAGGAG TCTTATACTGAAGTTTGGACAAGGGAGTGGTTCTACTTCTCAAACAATACTATCGTCTCAAATTGTTTTTCCATTGCATAAAGAACTTGTAACTGATGGTgtgaagaaacatgttgatgagatTAGTGAGATAGAAAAG GAAATGTCTTGTGTTGTGGTTACGACAATTAAGATTGTGCAAAAAGAGTATGGTTGGTTTTATGTTGCCTGTCGTAAGTGTTTCAAGAAGGTGATGGGTAAAAGTGAATACTTGCAGAATGTTGAAAATGTTTCAAATGATATTGTTCGATTGCCTGCGACTTCTTTGGTTTGTCCCAAATGTCATAGTGAATGTACATCGATCACCACAAA GTTCAAGGTGCAAGTCCGGGTGCAGGATGAGAGTGGTAGTGTTTCTTTTGTTATGTTTGATAGAGATGTTCAGAAGCTTCTTGGATTAGCGGCGAGTGACATAAGAGAGAGGAAGGTTAAGGCCAATGATACTGGATGTTTCCCTCATGAGATATTTCAATTGGTTGATAAGAAGGCTGCTTTTAAGATTGATGTTTCAGAGTTCAACCTTAAAAATGACTATCGTGTTTATACTGTGCAAAAAACATGTGATGATCCAGTAATAATTGCTGAGTTGGTTGGTGGAGATGGTAATAGTGATGAAAATACTGATGag GTTATTCAAGAGGTAGCTGACGTTAAAGATGTTAACCTTTCAGAATCTTCCCAGGTGTCTGCTGAACGAACTTCAAGG TTGTTTTGTGTGTTCTGTTGCAAAGATGTTGTCTCTGTTACGGCCGACTCTTCAGccgttgaagttgaaaaggattCTGGATCAAGTCCCAATGGAAAGCGGATGGCTCAAGATGCTGATGTTGTCAATGTTGGTGAGCTATCCACTAATGTGATAAGAACCCGGAAGAAGCTGACTAAGTTAACAATTAGATGCTTATGA